A stretch of Clostridium sp. BJN0001 DNA encodes these proteins:
- a CDS encoding cell wall-binding protein — translation MIKKYKIISILSLLALLSPCINVHVYADDNEKYKPTDVTMEDYSNPVTPGFNNEIEKSEEYTDSFISAFNQNEIKKTDNEDENNSSNEDEKSDVYVYYNKPADFKVDYDIVSSCPSTGNRGDFWGQTNDGKWICIVNGLPATGWKNIGGTWYYMDYDGIMQTGWVNVGQYWYYFYPSGAMAYNTWIGNYYLGYNGDMR, via the coding sequence ATGATCAAAAAATACAAAATAATTAGCATATTATCTTTATTAGCTTTGCTTAGTCCTTGCATTAATGTGCATGTTTATGCTGATGATAATGAAAAATATAAACCTACAGATGTTACTATGGAAGATTATAGCAATCCTGTAACTCCCGGTTTTAATAATGAAATAGAAAAAAGTGAAGAGTATACAGATTCATTTATAAGTGCATTCAATCAGAATGAAATTAAAAAAACTGATAATGAAGATGAAAATAACAGTTCTAATGAAGATGAAAAAAGTGATGTTTATGTATATTATAATAAACCTGCTGATTTTAAAGTCGATTATGATATTGTATCTTCATGCCCAAGTACAGGAAACAGAGGAGATTTTTGGGGACAAACAAACGATGGCAAATGGATATGTATAGTTAACGGTCTTCCTGCAACTGGTTGGAAGAATATTGGTGGAACATGGTATTATATGGACTATGATGGTATTATGCAGACAGGATGGGTAAATGTTGGTCAGTATTGGTATTATTTTTATCCAAGTGGTGCAATGGCATATAATACATGGATTGGAAATTATTATTTAGGATATAATGGAGATATGAGATAG
- a CDS encoding AraC family transcriptional regulator: protein MKNINYKNLKEKRIHGDFLLPFTIYKCLFENKTNVLNMHWHEEIEISIIEEGGCIYNINLFDTELEEGDILIIKPFSLHSIVKLKQDILRSNTMVFNMDILNSALTDVCAFRYFSNICNENDIVPVIIKRNFKDYELYKNIIDEIFLCYQNKSDAFELKLKSLLFELFYNFYKNHVFTDNKQFEINSHITNKIKKILNYIEDNYTRQISIQEISDYCNFSEYHFMRFFKKYIGMTCTEYINNYRIESSAHLLDETDKSIMDIALECGFNNISYFNKIFRKKYKITPTNFRKRNTNK, encoded by the coding sequence ATGAAAAACATAAATTATAAAAATTTAAAAGAAAAAAGGATACATGGAGACTTCCTTCTTCCTTTCACGATTTATAAATGTTTATTTGAAAATAAAACAAATGTTCTTAATATGCACTGGCATGAAGAGATTGAAATATCAATAATAGAAGAGGGTGGATGCATTTATAATATTAATTTATTTGATACAGAACTTGAAGAAGGAGATATACTTATTATAAAACCTTTTTCTCTACATTCTATAGTAAAACTTAAACAAGATATACTTAGAAGTAATACTATGGTCTTTAATATGGATATTTTAAATAGTGCACTTACAGATGTATGTGCATTTAGATATTTTTCTAATATATGTAATGAAAATGATATTGTTCCTGTAATAATTAAAAGAAATTTTAAAGATTATGAATTATATAAAAATATTATAGATGAAATATTCTTATGTTATCAGAATAAATCTGATGCATTTGAATTAAAACTAAAGTCACTTCTTTTTGAACTATTTTATAATTTTTATAAAAATCATGTTTTTACTGACAATAAACAGTTTGAAATAAATAGTCATATTACAAATAAGATAAAAAAAATATTAAATTATATTGAAGACAATTATACAAGACAAATATCAATTCAAGAAATTTCAGATTATTGTAACTTTAGCGAGTATCATTTTATGAGATTTTTTAAAAAATACATAGGGATGACATGTACAGAATACATAAATAATTATAGAATAGAATCTTCCGCTCATCTGCTTGATGAAACTGATAAATCTATTATGGATATAGCTCTTGAATGTGGATTTAATAACATATCATATTTTAATAAAATATTTAGAAAAAAATATAAAATTACTCCAACTAATTTTAGAAAAAGAAATACAAATAAATAA
- a CDS encoding glycoside hydrolase family 31 protein has translation MNNLFGKIVDYQIDGNDVMIQFEERKAQVSVIKEDIINFFVPVFREKRLSKAVSDLKPFHGNIHVERKNDCIVIKTAKLIIEVFDNFVTDIYDKNHNILCKDYRENLDPFKRRFSNMELAESEGHECAKENLYKVCIAKEMEDNQFFYGLGEKTGHLNKKGYHYVNYNTDNPNPHGETFDRLYKSIPFMISIKDDTSFGIFFDNHFKTYFDLGRDNSKYYYFAADDGNIDYYFIYGPEVSSVVREYTSLTGRPNLPQLWTLGYQQCRWSYDSKDRLLEIADNFRKRGIPCDTLYLDIDYMDGYRVFTWDKKKFGDPKELREKLTSMGFKLVTIIDPGVKADPNYKIYSEGIKNGYFAKDNEGITYRNEVWPGTSVFPDFLNSKVRKWWAENQKIMVSYGADGIWNDMNEPASFNGPLPDDVEFDYDGVKVLHKEAHNVFAHFMDKATYEGLKTETGLRPFIVTRACYAGTQKYSTVWTGDNQSTWEHLRMSIPMLMNLSLSGFPICGTDVGGFGHDCTKELLSRWTQVGTFTPLFRNHAAMGTRDQEPWAFDKETEDNVKKFIKLRYKIVPYIYDMMWKMTKTGAPLIRPLLFNYQEDKNTYEINDEFMCGDNILVAPVLTQGTKVRTVYLPKGDNFIDYYTKEEFKGGQYIIKETPLDVCPIYIKSGSIVPVSTDKNYVLDSKDDNLRIDVFLGNTETETTYNHFTDDYKTFKYVAGEYSNYKIKVKSSEDLVHIKFKIVDNNFDDKIKKVKFKLYNLSSRKVIVNGENVSVEDNKIVYRIK, from the coding sequence ATGAATAATTTATTTGGAAAAATAGTTGACTATCAAATAGATGGAAACGATGTAATGATACAATTTGAAGAAAGAAAAGCACAAGTTTCTGTAATTAAAGAGGATATTATTAATTTTTTTGTACCTGTTTTTAGAGAGAAAAGGCTTTCAAAAGCAGTTTCTGATTTAAAACCTTTCCATGGAAATATCCATGTTGAAAGAAAAAATGATTGTATAGTAATTAAAACTGCAAAATTAATTATAGAAGTTTTTGATAATTTTGTAACAGATATATATGATAAAAATCATAATATTTTATGTAAAGATTATAGAGAAAATCTTGATCCTTTCAAAAGAAGATTTTCTAATATGGAACTTGCAGAGTCAGAAGGACATGAGTGTGCAAAAGAAAATTTATATAAAGTTTGTATTGCAAAAGAAATGGAAGATAATCAGTTCTTCTATGGTCTTGGAGAAAAAACTGGCCATTTAAATAAAAAAGGTTATCATTATGTAAATTACAATACAGATAATCCAAATCCTCATGGAGAGACATTTGATAGATTATATAAATCAATTCCATTTATGATTTCAATTAAAGATGATACTTCATTTGGTATTTTCTTTGATAATCATTTTAAAACATATTTTGATCTTGGAAGAGATAATTCAAAATACTATTATTTCGCAGCTGATGATGGAAACATAGATTATTACTTTATATATGGTCCTGAAGTTTCATCAGTGGTTAGAGAATATACATCTTTAACAGGAAGACCTAATCTTCCACAATTATGGACATTAGGATATCAGCAGTGTAGATGGTCTTATGACAGCAAGGATAGACTCCTTGAAATAGCTGATAATTTTAGAAAACGTGGTATTCCATGTGATACATTATATCTTGATATAGATTATATGGATGGTTATAGAGTATTTACATGGGATAAAAAGAAATTTGGAGATCCAAAAGAACTTAGAGAAAAATTAACTTCAATGGGCTTTAAGCTTGTTACTATAATTGATCCAGGTGTAAAAGCAGATCCAAATTATAAGATTTATAGCGAAGGAATTAAAAATGGTTACTTTGCAAAAGACAATGAAGGAATAACATATAGAAATGAAGTATGGCCAGGAACATCTGTTTTCCCAGATTTCTTAAATAGTAAAGTAAGAAAATGGTGGGCAGAAAATCAGAAAATAATGGTTTCATATGGAGCTGACGGAATTTGGAATGATATGAATGAACCTGCAAGCTTTAATGGACCTTTACCTGATGATGTTGAGTTTGATTATGATGGAGTTAAAGTACTTCATAAAGAAGCACATAATGTTTTCGCTCATTTTATGGACAAGGCAACTTATGAAGGCTTAAAGACAGAAACTGGTCTAAGACCATTTATAGTTACAAGAGCGTGCTATGCAGGAACTCAAAAATATTCAACTGTATGGACAGGTGATAATCAAAGTACATGGGAACATTTAAGAATGTCTATACCTATGCTTATGAATCTTTCACTTTCAGGTTTTCCTATCTGCGGAACTGATGTAGGTGGATTTGGACATGACTGTACTAAAGAACTTTTATCAAGATGGACACAGGTTGGAACATTTACTCCATTATTCAGAAATCATGCTGCAATGGGAACAAGAGATCAAGAACCTTGGGCATTTGATAAAGAAACAGAAGATAATGTTAAGAAGTTTATTAAATTAAGATATAAAATAGTTCCATATATTTATGATATGATGTGGAAAATGACAAAAACAGGTGCGCCACTTATAAGACCTCTTTTATTTAATTATCAGGAAGATAAAAATACTTATGAAATAAATGATGAATTTATGTGTGGAGATAATATTTTAGTAGCTCCAGTTTTAACTCAAGGTACAAAAGTAAGAACTGTATATCTTCCAAAGGGTGATAACTTTATTGATTATTACACAAAAGAAGAATTTAAAGGAGGACAGTATATTATAAAAGAAACTCCTTTAGATGTATGCCCTATTTATATAAAATCAGGAAGCATAGTACCAGTTTCAACTGATAAGAACTATGTTTTAGACTCAAAAGATGATAACTTAAGAATTGATGTATTCCTTGGAAATACTGAAACAGAAACAACATATAATCACTTTACAGATGACTATAAGACTTTTAAATACGTTGCAGGAGAATATAGCAATTATAAAATTAAAGTTAAATCATCAGAAGATTTAGTTCATATAAAATTCAAAATTGTTGATAATAATTTTGATGACAAAATTAAGAAAGTTAAGTTCAAATTATACAATCTTTCTAGCAGAAAGGTAATTGTAAATGGAGAAAATGTATCTGTAGAAGATAATAAGATTGTATATAGAATAAAATAG
- a CDS encoding MATE family efflux transporter: protein MFDLKYENGLMKKLLNITWPIFIEQLLFMLLGSMDIFMLGRFSDNAVGAVGIVNQIIGMLTLMFGIITLGTTILCAQYIGAKRSNCDMIRLVFTSIMVNLVLGVIISILLSVFSDSFLKFMNVAPELYDYSSSYIKIVGGFILIQALTMTFSAILRSFGCTKICMTTTFIMNLINVVFNYILIFGNFGFPKLGVTGAAISTTLSKIVGGIILGYILFTKVLPKFHFKYLKESLKPELKNIFLMGAPSAGEQISYSTAKIVTTIILTHISIAAVTTNSYINNICMFIYVFATSIGEGTAILVGRLVGDGNNDAAHDLCLSSFKKAFVISSIMACIVAFLGKNIFGIFTTNAEIIDIGTKVLFVNIFLEIGRTFNVVIINSLRAAGDVRFPVYIGICSMWTVGVLLAYFLSITLNLGMPGMWMALALDEWTRGIIMYKRWTRKKWYGKALVTK from the coding sequence GTGTTTGACTTGAAATATGAAAATGGATTAATGAAAAAGCTTCTAAATATAACATGGCCTATATTTATTGAGCAGCTACTTTTTATGCTTCTTGGGAGCATGGATATATTTATGCTTGGAAGATTTTCTGACAATGCAGTTGGTGCAGTAGGAATTGTCAATCAGATAATAGGCATGTTAACTCTTATGTTTGGAATAATTACTCTTGGAACTACAATTCTTTGTGCACAATACATAGGTGCTAAAAGAAGTAATTGTGATATGATACGTCTTGTATTTACATCTATAATGGTTAATTTAGTACTTGGAGTTATAATAAGTATACTTTTATCTGTATTTTCAGATTCATTTTTAAAATTTATGAATGTTGCACCTGAACTTTATGATTATAGTTCTTCTTATATAAAAATTGTAGGAGGATTTATATTAATTCAGGCTCTTACAATGACTTTTTCAGCAATCCTGCGTTCATTTGGATGCACAAAAATATGCATGACAACAACTTTTATTATGAATCTTATAAATGTAGTATTTAATTATATTTTGATTTTTGGAAATTTCGGTTTTCCGAAACTTGGAGTTACAGGAGCTGCAATATCAACCACTTTAAGTAAAATAGTAGGTGGAATAATCCTTGGATATATTTTGTTCACAAAAGTACTTCCTAAATTTCATTTTAAATATTTAAAAGAGTCTTTAAAACCTGAACTTAAGAATATATTTCTTATGGGTGCACCATCTGCAGGGGAACAGATATCATATTCTACAGCTAAAATTGTAACTACAATTATTCTTACACATATAAGCATTGCAGCCGTAACAACCAACTCATATATTAATAATATTTGTATGTTTATATATGTATTTGCAACTTCTATAGGTGAAGGAACAGCAATTTTAGTAGGACGGCTTGTTGGAGACGGTAATAACGATGCTGCACACGATCTGTGTCTTTCATCATTTAAAAAAGCATTTGTAATATCAAGCATAATGGCATGTATTGTTGCATTTTTAGGGAAAAATATATTTGGCATTTTTACAACTAATGCTGAAATAATAGATATTGGAACAAAAGTATTATTTGTTAATATTTTTCTTGAGATAGGAAGAACATTTAATGTTGTAATAATAAATTCTTTAAGAGCTGCCGGAGATGTTAGATTCCCTGTGTATATTGGGATATGTTCTATGTGGACTGTAGGAGTACTTCTTGCATATTTTTTAAGCATTACATTAAATTTAGGTATGCCTGGCATGTGGATGGCACTCGCTCTTGATGAATGGACAAGAGGTATTATCATGTACAAAAGATGGACAAGAAAAAAATGGTATGGAAAAGCTCTTGTCACAAAATAA
- a CDS encoding LD-carboxypeptidase: protein MKLLNKGDKVALTACSNTLMPYRKNEIDRLLKILTNINLKPILSQYIFSDNIFSVKPKDKADELIKFYEDRSIKAIFDVSGGDLSNLVLDYLNFNIIKEKTKPFFGYSDLSVLLNAFYHKTNNLSFLYQIRNLANDKSERQIKRFSETFIDGTNQSLTNFKYRWLNHHAMSGIVIGGNIRCFLKLAGTNFMPSFDDRILFLESYGGDKLKIASFFAQLKNSGILKKVSGILLGTFTELEKTDNIEDVLSYVFGKLTIPVAKTNEIGHATDSKCLILGEKLNLN, encoded by the coding sequence ATGAAATTATTAAATAAAGGTGATAAAGTTGCACTTACAGCATGTTCTAACACACTTATGCCATATAGAAAAAATGAAATAGATAGGCTTTTAAAAATACTAACAAACATTAATTTAAAACCGATTTTAAGTCAATATATATTTTCTGATAATATATTTTCTGTTAAACCTAAAGATAAAGCAGATGAACTTATAAAATTTTATGAAGATAGAAGTATAAAGGCTATATTTGATGTCTCTGGAGGAGATTTATCAAATCTTGTATTAGATTATTTAAATTTTAATATAATAAAAGAAAAAACTAAACCATTCTTTGGATATAGTGATTTATCTGTACTTTTAAATGCATTCTATCACAAAACGAATAATTTAAGCTTTTTATATCAGATAAGAAATCTTGCAAACGATAAATCTGAAAGACAGATCAAAAGATTTTCTGAAACATTTATTGATGGTACGAATCAAAGTCTTACTAATTTTAAATATAGATGGTTAAATCATCATGCGATGTCTGGAATAGTAATTGGAGGAAATATACGTTGCTTTTTAAAACTTGCAGGTACAAATTTTATGCCTTCATTTGATGATAGAATTTTATTTTTAGAAAGCTATGGTGGAGATAAATTGAAAATAGCTTCTTTTTTTGCGCAATTAAAAAATAGCGGCATTTTAAAAAAAGTAAGTGGAATACTTTTAGGAACATTTACAGAACTCGAAAAAACAGATAATATAGAAGATGTACTTTCATATGTTTTTGGAAAGTTAACTATACCAGTTGCAAAAACAAATGAAATAGGTCATGCAACTGACTCAAAATGTCTTATTTTAGGTGAAAAATTAAATTTAAATTAA